The genomic window TCAAGGCTGGTGCCTCTATCGAGCAGCATGTTCGGGCCCTCGGCCAGAAGTACCTTGGTGCCCGCCCTGCATCCCGATCCGATGTCATGTTCAATACCAAGGCCCCCCAGGTTGCGGAAGGTCACCCCGTGCCAGTTTCCAACTTCATGAATGCTCAATGTAAGTCGAtacgagcagcagcagtatAGCAGCCCTAGACAGACAAGGATCCTAATTATCACATAGACTTCTCCGAAATCACCGTCGGTACCCCACCGCAAACCTTCAAGGTTGTCTTGGACACGGGCAGCTCCAACCTCTGGGTGCCTTCCCAGAGTTGCAATAGCATAGCTTGCTATCTGCACAGTACATACGACTCTAGTTCTTCCTCTACATATAAGAAGAATGGCTCGTCTTTCGAAATTCGGTACGGGTCCGGCAGCTTGTCTGGCTTCGTCTCTCAAGATGTCGTGACCATCGGCAACTTGAAGATCAAGGACCAGGATTTTGCTGAGGCAACTAGCGAGCCTGGGCTCGCTTTCGCCTTTGGTAAATTTGATGGCATCCTCGGTCTGGGCTATGACACCCTCTCGGTGAACAAGATTGTTCCCCCTTTCTACCAGATGATCAACCAGAAACTACTAGATGAGCCTGTGTTTGCTTTCTACCTTGGCAGCGGTGAAGAGGGCAGCGAAGCtgtctttggcggc from Metarhizium brunneum chromosome 2, complete sequence includes these protein-coding regions:
- the pep2 gene encoding Vacuolar protease A; translated protein: MKSALIAAAALVGTAHAGVHKMKLQKISLEEQLAGASIEQHVRALGQKYLGARPASRSDVMFNTKAPQVAEGHPVPVSNFMNAQYFSEITVGTPPQTFKVVLDTGSSNLWVPSQSCNSIACYLHSTYDSSSSSTYKKNGSSFEIRYGSGSLSGFVSQDVVTIGNLKIKDQDFAEATSEPGLAFAFGKFDGILGLGYDTLSVNKIVPPFYQMINQKLLDEPVFAFYLGSGEEGSEAVFGGIDKDHYTGKLEYIPLRRKAYWEVDINSIAFGDDTAELDNTGAILDTGTSLNVLPSTLAELLNKEIGAKKGWNGQYTVECAKIASLPDIVFNLAGSNYSLPASDYILELQGTCISTFQGMDIPEPAGPLIILGDAFLRRYYSVYDLGKNAVGLARSK